A genomic stretch from bacterium includes:
- a CDS encoding efflux transporter outer membrane subunit produces the protein MTKGLRNGPAARGARPANLALPALVAVGLSSLACASAGPTLEIKAPIPSEWSSPRFDNLETEPVTTTWWRAFGDTELDRLIELVLASNRDLRSASARLDAALAQARIAGAARKPQAGFSTDGSRRKQNFIGLPIPGAEGRVLSNTSTTLGAAINVSWEADLWGRIRDAGLSAQARAEAAAYELEAARLSITGQTAKAWFAFLEARSQVALAKETLENRASVRNRLEKRYRQGLRTALDLRLAVANEANAEARYAATRRQQDAVQRQLEILLARDTEAMKILSEADSDLPALPAAAEPGLPGEVLRRRPDLQASERRLASAGLDIAAARKLLYPRLTLTGSTGRTSQELDDLLDSNFSVWSLAAGLLQPLFQGGRLRAGVALSEAAQREVLAQHESAVIRAVSDVEAQLANDTYLGEQLEAVARARKASSAAETLAQDRYFSGLADYLSVLAAQSQATTAASQFLEISRLRLAQRVDLYLALGGGLPVTGTTTYSPNEVDRALSETEESK, from the coding sequence ATGACGAAAGGACTCCGGAATGGCCCTGCAGCGAGAGGGGCGAGACCGGCGAACCTGGCGCTGCCGGCACTGGTCGCGGTCGGGCTCTCGAGCCTCGCCTGCGCAAGCGCGGGGCCAACCTTGGAGATCAAGGCCCCGATTCCGAGCGAATGGAGCAGTCCACGATTCGACAACCTCGAGACCGAACCGGTCACCACAACCTGGTGGCGGGCGTTCGGGGACACGGAGCTCGATCGGCTCATAGAGCTGGTGTTGGCCTCCAATCGAGACTTGCGGTCCGCCTCGGCGCGACTCGACGCCGCGTTGGCTCAGGCCCGAATCGCCGGCGCTGCGCGCAAGCCGCAGGCCGGCTTCTCCACCGACGGCAGCCGAAGGAAACAGAATTTCATCGGCCTTCCGATTCCCGGCGCTGAAGGCCGAGTGCTCAGCAACACCTCGACGACGCTGGGCGCTGCGATCAACGTCTCCTGGGAAGCCGATCTCTGGGGGCGCATTCGAGATGCGGGGCTCTCCGCGCAGGCCCGGGCCGAGGCCGCGGCCTACGAGCTCGAGGCCGCCCGGCTCTCGATCACCGGACAGACCGCCAAAGCCTGGTTCGCCTTCCTGGAAGCCAGATCCCAGGTCGCGCTCGCCAAGGAGACCCTCGAGAACCGAGCCAGTGTGCGCAATCGCCTGGAGAAGCGCTACCGGCAGGGGCTGAGGACCGCGCTGGATCTGCGCCTCGCGGTAGCCAACGAAGCCAATGCCGAGGCGCGCTATGCAGCCACCAGGAGACAGCAGGACGCCGTCCAGCGCCAACTCGAGATTCTGCTGGCCAGGGACACCGAGGCAATGAAGATCCTGAGCGAAGCGGACAGCGACCTCCCGGCGCTGCCGGCGGCAGCCGAACCGGGCCTGCCCGGCGAAGTCCTCCGGCGGCGGCCCGACCTTCAAGCCTCCGAGCGCCGCCTGGCCTCGGCCGGGCTCGACATCGCCGCAGCCCGCAAGCTGCTCTATCCACGCCTGACGCTGACCGGCTCGACCGGCCGCACGAGCCAAGAGCTCGATGATCTCCTGGACAGCAACTTCTCCGTCTGGAGCTTGGCGGCCGGACTGCTGCAACCGCTTTTCCAGGGCGGACGGCTGCGAGCCGGAGTCGCCCTTTCCGAAGCCGCCCAGAGAGAGGTCCTCGCGCAGCACGAGAGCGCGGTGATCCGAGCCGTGTCGGACGTCGAAGCGCAGCTCGCCAACGATACCTACTTGGGTGAACAGCTCGAAGCGGTAGCGCGCGCCCGGAAGGCGTCGAGCGCGGCCGAGACGCTCGCTCAGGACCGCTACTTCTCCGGCCTGGCCGACTACCTGAGTGTCCTGGCCGCACAGAGCCAAGCGACCACCGCCGCGAGCCAGTTCTTGGAGATCAGCCGGCTTCGACTCGCGCAACGAGTCGACCTCTACCTGGCCCTGGGCGGCGGCCTGCCGGTAACCGGAACCACGACGTACTCCCCGAATGAAGTCGATCGGGCTCTCTCCGAAACCGAGGAATCGAAATGA
- a CDS encoding efflux RND transporter permease subunit, translated as MNGAIRWFARNGVAANLLMVLIVVGGLMTVRSIKREVFPEFSIDLISVTVPYPGAAPEEVEEGVVVRIEEAIQGIDGIDDIRSTAAENAAAIIIEIMDDANLERVMNDVKSKVDAIDTFPLEAEEPVIEEIIRRTQVIEVVISGDADERTLKVLGERVRDDLSNLPEITQVQLVAARPYEVSIEISEQDLRSYGLTFDEVAAAVRRFSLDLPGGRIRSRDGEILLRTEGQAYEGPEFERLPLRTQRDGTSLLLGDVATVVDGFADTDLWSRFNGRPAVVVQVFRVGEQSALEVADVVKQYIAETRPRLPEGISLDTWHDETIVLRSRLDLLTRNGLAGFALVLLVLSLFLKLRLAGWVSLGIPISFLGAVIFMPWNDVSVNLISLFAFIVVLGIVVDDAIIVGENIHTEYESGLEGLEAAETGAIEVAKPVVFAVLTSVAAFAPLLAVTTTMGKVMRVVPIIVIATLMFSLVESLFILPNHLSHLKQEKPGAARKTGPWRRLQRRVSTGLAFLIENTYRPTLKKAIEWRYLTFAFGIAGLLLTFGVVRGGWVKFNFFPAVEADNTAAMLTLPQGTPAEVTAAAIERIEEAALELAHEIEEETGDRAIRHVLSSVGSQPFRAQQSRGVTGSANFDSPHLGEVTLELQAAEERRIGSTDIADRWRAKVGEIPGAVELTYSSSLFSSGEAVNIELFGPSLDHLTAVAQRLKEEIAAYPGTRDIADSFREGKREIELQLTREAELAGLTQLDLARQVRQAFYGEEAQRIQRGRDDVKVMVRYPESDRKSLADLEQMRIRSPQGAEVPLATAARTTLSRGPAAISRTNRNRVVNVTADVDTEIANTNEIIADLAARVLPRVLADYPEIRFSFEGEQEEQRKTMSDLLSGFMIALLVIYGLLAVPFRSYLQPLIVMSAIPFGLIGAVWGHVIMGLDLAILSMFGIVALTGVVVNDSLVLVSFINRATRRGATLREAILIAGEARFRPILLTSLTTFAGLTPLLLEKSMQAKFLVPMAVSLAFGVLFATFITLILVPSLYSIVEDVREGLGKLVAANRKADAKGVTA; from the coding sequence ATGAACGGCGCAATCCGTTGGTTCGCCCGAAACGGCGTTGCCGCCAATCTGCTGATGGTCCTGATCGTGGTCGGTGGCCTGATGACTGTCCGGAGCATCAAAAGGGAGGTGTTCCCCGAGTTTTCCATCGACCTCATCAGCGTAACGGTGCCCTACCCGGGCGCCGCGCCCGAGGAAGTGGAAGAAGGCGTTGTCGTTCGAATTGAAGAGGCTATTCAGGGTATCGACGGTATCGACGACATTCGCTCGACCGCTGCCGAGAACGCCGCCGCGATCATCATCGAGATCATGGATGACGCCAACCTCGAGCGGGTGATGAACGACGTCAAGTCGAAGGTCGACGCCATCGACACGTTTCCGCTCGAAGCCGAAGAGCCGGTCATCGAAGAAATCATCCGGCGTACCCAGGTCATCGAAGTCGTGATCTCCGGAGACGCCGATGAACGCACTCTCAAGGTCCTGGGAGAACGGGTGCGCGACGACCTTTCCAACCTGCCCGAGATCACCCAGGTACAACTCGTCGCGGCGCGTCCCTACGAGGTCTCGATCGAGATCAGCGAGCAAGATCTGAGGAGCTACGGCCTCACCTTCGATGAGGTCGCGGCCGCGGTGCGCCGCTTCTCACTCGATCTCCCCGGTGGTCGCATCCGCAGCCGCGACGGCGAGATCCTGCTGCGCACCGAGGGCCAGGCCTACGAGGGCCCAGAGTTCGAGCGGCTGCCGCTGCGCACCCAGAGGGACGGCACCAGTCTCCTCCTCGGAGATGTCGCCACGGTCGTTGACGGTTTCGCGGACACCGACCTGTGGTCGCGCTTCAACGGCCGCCCGGCCGTCGTGGTCCAAGTCTTTCGGGTCGGCGAGCAGAGCGCGCTCGAAGTGGCGGACGTGGTCAAGCAATACATCGCGGAGACGCGCCCCAGGCTGCCTGAGGGCATTTCTCTCGATACCTGGCACGACGAGACGATCGTGCTGCGCAGTCGGCTCGATCTGCTGACGCGCAACGGTCTCGCCGGTTTCGCTCTGGTCCTGCTCGTGCTCTCTCTCTTCCTCAAGCTCCGCCTGGCGGGCTGGGTGTCGCTCGGAATTCCGATCTCGTTCCTGGGCGCGGTCATCTTCATGCCGTGGAACGACGTCTCGGTGAATCTGATCTCCCTGTTCGCCTTCATTGTCGTACTCGGCATCGTTGTCGACGATGCGATCATCGTGGGCGAGAACATACACACCGAATACGAATCCGGCCTCGAAGGCCTCGAAGCGGCGGAAACCGGTGCCATCGAAGTAGCCAAGCCCGTGGTGTTCGCGGTACTGACCAGTGTGGCGGCGTTCGCACCTCTGCTGGCGGTAACCACCACCATGGGCAAGGTCATGAGGGTGGTGCCGATCATCGTCATCGCGACCTTGATGTTCTCTCTGGTCGAATCACTCTTTATTCTTCCGAATCACCTTTCCCATCTGAAGCAAGAAAAGCCCGGCGCCGCCCGCAAGACCGGTCCATGGCGCCGCCTGCAACGACGGGTGAGCACGGGCCTCGCCTTTCTGATCGAGAACACCTACCGCCCGACGCTGAAGAAGGCCATCGAATGGCGATACCTGACGTTCGCCTTCGGCATCGCCGGACTGCTGCTGACCTTCGGGGTCGTGCGCGGCGGCTGGGTCAAGTTCAACTTCTTCCCGGCGGTGGAGGCCGACAACACCGCGGCGATGCTGACGTTGCCGCAGGGCACGCCCGCGGAAGTCACCGCCGCCGCGATCGAACGAATCGAAGAAGCGGCGCTGGAGCTGGCGCACGAGATCGAGGAGGAGACCGGCGATCGAGCCATCCGCCATGTTCTGTCATCGGTCGGCAGTCAGCCATTCCGTGCCCAGCAAAGCCGTGGTGTGACCGGGAGCGCCAATTTCGATTCTCCTCATCTCGGAGAAGTGACGCTCGAGCTGCAGGCGGCAGAGGAGCGAAGAATCGGATCCACCGACATCGCCGACCGCTGGCGAGCCAAGGTCGGGGAGATTCCCGGCGCGGTCGAGCTGACCTACAGCTCGTCTCTATTCAGCTCGGGTGAAGCGGTGAACATCGAGCTCTTCGGCCCCAGCCTCGACCACCTCACCGCGGTGGCCCAGCGGCTCAAGGAAGAGATCGCCGCCTACCCCGGAACCCGAGACATCGCCGACTCCTTCCGGGAAGGAAAACGGGAGATCGAGCTCCAGTTGACCCGCGAGGCTGAACTGGCGGGCCTGACCCAGCTGGACCTCGCCCGCCAGGTCCGCCAGGCGTTCTACGGCGAGGAGGCCCAACGAATCCAGCGCGGCCGCGACGACGTCAAGGTGATGGTGCGCTATCCCGAGAGCGACCGCAAGTCGCTGGCCGATCTCGAGCAGATGAGAATCCGGAGTCCACAGGGAGCCGAGGTGCCGCTCGCCACCGCCGCTAGGACGACGCTGTCACGCGGGCCGGCGGCGATCAGCCGGACCAATCGCAATCGAGTGGTCAACGTCACGGCCGACGTCGATACCGAGATCGCCAACACCAACGAGATCATCGCAGACCTCGCCGCCCGGGTCCTGCCCAGGGTTCTGGCGGACTATCCCGAGATCCGGTTTTCCTTCGAAGGCGAACAGGAAGAGCAGCGCAAGACCATGTCCGATCTCCTGAGTGGATTCATGATCGCTCTGCTCGTGATCTACGGCCTGCTGGCGGTTCCCTTCCGCTCGTACCTGCAACCACTCATCGTGATGAGCGCGATTCCGTTCGGCCTGATCGGTGCCGTCTGGGGCCACGTGATCATGGGCCTGGACCTGGCCATCCTCTCGATGTTCGGAATCGTGGCCCTCACCGGAGTGGTGGTCAACGACAGCCTGGTGCTGGTTTCGTTCATCAACCGGGCGACGCGGCGAGGCGCCACGCTTCGCGAGGCGATTCTGATCGCCGGCGAAGCCCGTTTCCGCCCGATTCTTCTGACGTCCCTCACGACCTTTGCCGGTCTGACACCGCTTCTGCTCGAGAAGAGTATGCAGGCCAAGTTTCTGGTGCCGATGGCAGTCTCTTTGGCCTTCGGCGTGCTGTTTGCTACATTCATCACGCTCATACTCGTTCCGTCCCTCTACTCGATCGTCGAAGACGTCAGGGAAGGCCTAGGCAAGCTCGTGGCGGCAAACCGCAAGGCAGACGCAAAGGGAGTCACCGCGTAG
- a CDS encoding TetR/AcrR family transcriptional regulator, producing the protein MAEPLDESSPPPEPTGTADTKTSLLDAAEHLFAHEGVDRASLRAITQAAGANLAAVHYHFGSKEALVREVLARRLSPLNERRIELLDRVEAESSEPKVEDIVRAFVQPTLEMVQRERGGHAFARFVCRTFSEPDETFHDIVLDQFRGIVTRFSSALARALPELPRDELFWRFHFMVGSMVHAAGLGSLAHRLSGGLCNPADLDGLTTKLVRFLSGGLQAEAAALGGGNET; encoded by the coding sequence ATGGCCGAACCTCTAGACGAGAGTTCTCCCCCACCAGAGCCGACCGGCACCGCCGACACCAAGACCAGCCTGCTCGACGCCGCCGAGCATCTTTTCGCTCACGAGGGTGTTGACCGCGCGTCACTTCGAGCCATCACGCAGGCCGCTGGGGCCAATCTCGCCGCGGTTCACTACCACTTCGGGTCCAAGGAGGCTCTCGTGCGCGAAGTGCTGGCGCGTCGGCTGAGCCCGCTCAACGAGCGCCGGATCGAGCTTCTCGATCGGGTCGAGGCCGAGAGCAGCGAGCCCAAGGTAGAAGACATCGTTCGCGCCTTCGTGCAGCCGACGCTCGAGATGGTGCAGCGCGAACGGGGCGGGCACGCCTTCGCACGCTTCGTCTGCCGGACCTTCTCCGAGCCCGACGAGACGTTTCACGACATCGTTCTCGATCAGTTTCGCGGCATCGTGACTCGCTTCAGCTCCGCCCTCGCGCGCGCACTGCCCGAGTTGCCTCGCGACGAGCTGTTCTGGCGATTCCACTTCATGGTCGGCTCGATGGTGCACGCCGCCGGCCTCGGCTCTTTGGCCCACCGCCTGTCGGGCGGGCTCTGCAACCCGGCCGATCTGGACGGACTGACCACAAAGCTGGTCCGCTTCCTGAGCGGCGGTCTCCAGGCCGAGGCGGCCGCACTTGGTGGAGGAAACGAAACATGA
- a CDS encoding thymidylate synthase yields MQPYLDLLQRILDEGAERSDRTGTGTRAIFGHQMRFDLSAGFPLLTTKKLHLRSIIYELLWFLRGDTNVRYLQENGVKIWDNWADENGELGPVYGSQWRSWRAADGRSIDQISNLLRDLRENPYSRRHIVSAWNVAEIDDMALPACHALFQFYVADRKLSCQLYQRSADVFLGVPFNIASYALLTMMVASAVDLEPGDFVLTLGDAHLYLNHLDQACTQIAREPRPLPRMRMKRKPDSIFDFRYEDFALENYDPHPHIKAPIAV; encoded by the coding sequence ATGCAACCGTATCTGGACCTCCTCCAAAGAATCCTCGACGAGGGTGCCGAGCGGTCGGACCGCACCGGCACCGGTACCCGGGCGATTTTCGGGCACCAGATGCGCTTCGACCTGAGTGCGGGTTTCCCGCTCCTGACCACCAAGAAACTCCATTTGCGCTCCATCATTTACGAGCTCCTGTGGTTCCTTCGGGGCGATACCAATGTTCGGTATCTGCAAGAGAACGGCGTCAAGATTTGGGACAACTGGGCGGACGAGAATGGCGAGCTGGGCCCGGTGTACGGTTCCCAATGGCGCTCCTGGCGCGCCGCCGACGGCCGGTCCATCGATCAGATCTCGAATCTGCTTCGCGACCTGCGCGAGAACCCGTATTCACGCCGCCACATCGTCAGTGCCTGGAACGTCGCCGAGATCGATGACATGGCCTTGCCCGCCTGCCACGCTCTGTTTCAGTTCTACGTGGCCGACAGAAAGCTGTCTTGCCAGCTCTATCAGCGCAGCGCCGACGTCTTTCTCGGCGTACCTTTCAACATCGCTTCCTACGCGCTGCTGACGATGATGGTCGCCAGCGCGGTCGACCTCGAGCCCGGCGACTTCGTACTGACCCTGGGCGACGCCCATCTCTACCTGAATCACCTCGATCAGGCGTGCACCCAGATCGCGCGCGAGCCGCGGCCGCTGCCCCGAATGCGCATGAAACGGAAGCCGGACTCGATATTCGACTTTCGCTACGAAGACTTCGCGCTCGAGAACTACGATCCCCACCCCCACATCAAGGCGCCGATTGCGGTTTGA
- a CDS encoding efflux RND transporter periplasmic adaptor subunit, which yields MTKRLRLFLPLLVILAAAVAMAMIVKAKPAVERVEQEVQPPLVRVVEATRGSVALNVYSNGTVEPTTRSTLGSQIGARVANLTSSFAEGAFFERGDLLVRLDPSDFELAVTQAEARVAQAEVQLEREEAETRMAIEEWSELGEGEPTSLVLREPQLAQARAELKSAQAALEQAKLQLERTRIRAPFSGRVESKLVDVGQFVGPGTPLAQVYSTERAEISLKVPQSELAFLDITLGRPDGPQPRALLSGRIGSTDGSWPARVARTGSRIDPQTRMVSVIAEIEDPFSLTGIHAAPLPIGLYLDAEIEGKTAEDAIVLPRAALREEDRILVVDSENRLRIREVEILRVTSEELVITRGLDSGERVCVSPLTAVVDGMRVRVQSPDEPMETPALEGVKS from the coding sequence ATGACGAAACGACTGAGGCTATTTCTTCCCCTTCTGGTCATCCTGGCGGCGGCTGTCGCCATGGCCATGATCGTGAAAGCCAAGCCGGCGGTAGAGCGAGTTGAGCAGGAAGTGCAGCCACCGCTGGTGCGGGTGGTCGAAGCGACGCGGGGATCGGTGGCGCTGAATGTGTATTCCAACGGCACGGTCGAGCCAACGACGCGCTCGACTCTCGGCTCCCAGATCGGCGCCCGGGTCGCAAACTTGACCTCGAGCTTCGCCGAGGGAGCGTTCTTCGAGCGCGGCGACCTTCTGGTGCGTCTGGATCCGAGCGACTTCGAGTTGGCGGTTACGCAGGCCGAAGCCCGGGTGGCTCAGGCCGAGGTCCAGCTCGAGCGCGAAGAAGCCGAGACGAGAATGGCGATCGAGGAATGGAGCGAGCTCGGCGAGGGTGAGCCGACCTCTCTTGTGCTTCGAGAGCCGCAGCTCGCCCAGGCTCGGGCCGAACTCAAATCGGCGCAGGCGGCGCTCGAGCAGGCCAAGCTCCAGCTCGAACGAACCCGAATCCGAGCCCCGTTCTCCGGCCGCGTGGAGAGCAAGCTTGTCGACGTCGGACAATTCGTCGGCCCCGGCACGCCGCTGGCCCAGGTCTATTCGACCGAACGTGCCGAGATCTCGCTGAAGGTTCCGCAGAGCGAGCTGGCGTTTCTCGACATCACTCTCGGCAGGCCGGACGGACCGCAGCCACGGGCGCTCCTGAGTGGGCGAATCGGCTCTACGGACGGCTCGTGGCCGGCCAGGGTCGCGCGCACCGGCAGTCGGATCGATCCACAGACCCGAATGGTCTCGGTCATTGCCGAAATCGAAGACCCCTTCTCCCTGACCGGTATCCATGCGGCGCCGCTGCCGATCGGGCTCTACCTCGACGCGGAGATCGAGGGCAAGACCGCCGAGGACGCGATTGTCCTGCCGAGGGCCGCTCTGCGTGAAGAAGACCGGATCCTGGTCGTCGACTCCGAGAACCGTCTCCGCATCCGCGAGGTGGAGATCCTGCGCGTCACCTCCGAAGAGCTCGTGATCACCCGCGGCCTCGATAGCGGCGAGCGAGTTTGTGTATCGCCGCTCACCGCGGTCGTAGACGGCATGCGGGTCCGGGTCCAGAGTCCCGACGAACCGATGGAAACCCCGGCCCTGGAGGGAGTCAAATCATGA
- a CDS encoding peroxiredoxin: MTLSNGDSIPDVPLRRKTPDGVETVSTAELFRGKSVALFGVPGAFTPACSDVHLPGFVVAADALREAGVDEIVCVAVNDAFVMDAWGRARGAAEHITFLADGNAELATRMGLELDLGAVGLGIRNRRYAALVRDGVIDYLGVEPGRDVGVSSAEAVLEHLASGSG, translated from the coding sequence ATGACGCTTTCAAATGGCGACAGCATTCCGGACGTGCCCCTGCGTCGAAAAACCCCGGATGGCGTGGAGACAGTCTCAACCGCGGAGCTCTTCCGGGGTAAGAGCGTCGCCTTGTTCGGCGTGCCCGGAGCCTTCACCCCGGCCTGTTCCGATGTGCATCTGCCTGGCTTCGTCGTTGCGGCGGATGCCCTGCGCGAGGCCGGGGTCGACGAGATTGTCTGCGTCGCGGTGAACGACGCCTTCGTGATGGACGCCTGGGGGCGGGCTCGCGGCGCCGCGGAGCACATCACCTTTCTCGCTGACGGCAACGCCGAGCTGGCGACGAGGATGGGCCTCGAGTTGGATCTCGGCGCCGTCGGACTCGGGATCCGGAATCGCCGGTACGCCGCGCTCGTGCGCGACGGAGTCATCGATTACTTAGGGGTCGAGCCGGGACGCGATGTTGGGGTCTCGAGCGCCGAAGCGGTTCTGGAGCATCTGGCGAGCGGCTCCGGCTAG
- a CDS encoding dihydrofolate reductase yields the protein MKLSIIVAVSENGVIGRDNRLPWRIAADLKRFKALTLGHHLVMGRKTFESIGRVLPGRTTIVLSRDTPQLPEGVGLAASLAEAVEIARAAGETEAFVAGGAAVYSDALSLVDTLYLTKVATVVEGDTYFPEWHREEWQLFSVETCPQKDGEPAAAFETWKHVERRPS from the coding sequence ATGAAGCTATCGATCATCGTTGCCGTATCCGAGAACGGCGTTATCGGACGAGACAATCGCCTGCCCTGGCGGATCGCGGCGGACCTCAAGCGCTTCAAAGCCCTGACCCTGGGTCACCACCTGGTGATGGGCCGCAAGACCTTCGAGTCGATCGGCCGGGTTTTGCCCGGAAGAACCACGATCGTCTTGAGTCGCGACACTCCCCAGCTGCCTGAGGGCGTCGGGCTTGCCGCCAGCTTGGCCGAAGCCGTCGAGATCGCCAGAGCTGCCGGCGAGACCGAAGCCTTCGTCGCGGGCGGCGCAGCGGTGTACTCCGACGCACTCTCTCTGGTCGACACCCTCTACCTGACGAAGGTCGCCACGGTTGTCGAGGGCGACACCTACTTCCCGGAATGGCACCGGGAGGAATGGCAGCTCTTCTCCGTTGAGACCTGTCCACAGAAAGACGGCGAGCCGGCGGCCGCCTTCGAGACCTGGAAACACGTCGAGCGAAGACCGAGCTAG